From the genome of Chelonia mydas isolate rCheMyd1 chromosome 2, rCheMyd1.pri.v2, whole genome shotgun sequence, one region includes:
- the LOC102945018 gene encoding fatty acid-binding protein 5, producing MSIDDFVGKWTLVLTEGFDEYMQKLGVNPVLRRMGSMAKPDVYITKNGDTITIKTESTIKSSQLSFKLGEKCEENTLDGRKVQTIVTLNGNTLTQLQQWDGKETTITRKIEDGKLVVECDMGGCKCKRIYEKA from the exons ATGAGCATCGACGATTTTGTAGGCAAGTGGACCCTCGTCCTCACCGAAGGCTTTGATGAGTACATGCAGAAATTAG GTGTGAATCCAGTCCTGAGGAGGATGGGGAGCATGGCCAAACCAGATGTATACATCACCAAGAATGGAGATACAATCACCATAAAAACAGAAAGCACCATTAAATCTTCACAGCTCAGCTTCAAGCTGGGTGAGAAATGTGAGGAAAATACATTAGATGGCAGGAAAGTTCAG ACTATTGTCACGTTAAATGGTAACACGTTGACTCAGCTCCAACAGTGGGATGGCAAGGAGACGACAATAACACGGAAGATAGAGGATGGAAAACTGGTGGTG GAATGCGACATGGGTGGTTGCAAGTGTAAGAGAATCTACGAGAAAGCATGA